One Cucumis melo cultivar AY chromosome 8, USDA_Cmelo_AY_1.0, whole genome shotgun sequence genomic window, TTACAAATTTGAAGTTTAATATTACATTACATACAAATAGTCAGTGTTATGTCTAATTGAtagattgtttttttaaaaaaaattgttagaggtttattaatcacaaaattgaaagcttcaaaaatatattttaaaattagttccatcgatttaaagattatttttattttttaaaattatcaaatatagatgttttgttttgtttttcttaaagTAAAATTACTTTAGAAACTATAGTCATGGCCAGCTTCTCTTTATActaattacaaaaatattttattttcttacaaCATTCTTTTTCACTTTAAACTCACTTTTTTGGATAAAGTTTTccaataaattataaaataaaatttttctCCGAACAATCCACAAAACATACCCTAAATTAAAACTTTCAAAAGCCAGTACAAGATGAACTCAATTTTGTACATGAGATCCGAAGTTCAAATCTTCTACTTTATATTAAACTAAAAGACTTGTAGAAATCCTCCAGCGCTTGAAAAAAATGTAAAGATATTTACATGCCAATGTCAATAAAGTTGGAGTGACATGATTAAAACACTCACTAATTGTGTTTAGACAGTGTAAACAAACATCAATATCCTGAAAAACTACAACTAAAAATGGACAGAGACTAcaaatttccaggaattaggGTTTTCTGATGGAAAGAAAGTAAAAATTTCTAATGAAATccgaggaaaagaaaaagaaaagaaaaaaggattgtACAGAGATTTCACCTATCAACAAactaaaacaattttgaaagaTCAAATTGTAGAAAAGTTGCAAAATTTTTGTACTACCATTACTAACCGTTCTGTTCCATATCAAGTTCTATACCTATTTCTTTTAGCACTTCATCAAATTCTGCATTAACTTTTTCTATCTCATCAATTCCTATTTCTTCCCGTTCTCCATCTTCTACAGCTTCatccttatctaaatctaataccTTCAGTTCTTGGATTACTTCAACCATTTCAGTCAATTCTTCCTTGGATGTCTCAAGTTCATCTAAACACATTGGTAACACTTCATCCCTTTTCTTCATGTCTGAAACTGCCTTGAAATGAGGTGATAATTCTATACGCTCATTTATGTCTCGAAGTAAAGCTAATAGATCAGGAACATGGGTTCTTCTTATAGAATATTCTCTATGTAATCCTTCTATGGATTTCATCCATTCCATTTCTATTTCCACTGTTTTCAAACTTCGATTCAGAACCTCAACCAACAGATTTCCTCTGTCAAGAATACCTCGCCATTTCTGCCATTGGATTTTTACTTTCTTATGTTCATCTTTCTGTTCATCTTTCTGTTCATCTTTCTGATCATCTTTCAACATTTGGTAGATTTCGTTAATAAAGTCGTGATATTTCAATACGATTTCCTCCATTACTTCAAGAGGATCCATTCCCAATTCAGGTTGATTTGCCTCAAAATTCCCTGTATTCTTTATCGCTAATGATTCTGCTTCGTCCGATTCAGCGGTTCTTGTTCGTTTCGTTGACCTCTCCGATTCTTCGGTATCTTCCTCCTCATTATCTATTTGAAGTTGATCATCAGAGAAACAGCCATCCTTCAACGCTAAGTTCAACAGAGCGTCGATACCGTCTTGTTCTTCTTGATCAAATTCTACTGGTTCCTTCTTGATTTCTACGATATTCGTGTTGGATGAATtaccttcttcttctctctctgtAACCGTCATCTTGCGAATTTCTAGGGTTTAATTCAAAGTGAAATCTGATTTAGGATCGTTCAGTTCACTGGATTCTTTTACACTGTTTTTCTTCGAGATTCATCTGTTGATATATAGCTTTATAACCTACAAAACAGAAACGGCTTTTAAAAAACTTtatctaaaattcaaattatcatttatcatttatttattattattcttataatagaaatgaataattttttatacatatataaaaaaacacATATGAGCCCCATTTAGTTTTTCGCTTTTAAATATTAAGCATAATTGATTACCATTTGATTTGAAATCTTACATAAATTTCTAAAACAGAAAATATGCAAATCATTTTAAGGATTTAGGAGGAAGTAGActtgattttaaaaaacaagAAGTTCAATAGTCACCCATACGAACAATAAACAATAACTACCTGTATCCATCCCTTCGAAAGTCCAAAAAACTCTCCTTTTTTAAGTGCTTGAAGGTTCTAGTTTCTCGTTCTGCTTCATGAGGATATACTCTCAAAGTGGTTGGTATAATTGATTATGTTGTTTTCTTCCTCTTCATGTGACCATGATCTTTTCAGAATTATGGAATTCATTATCTAAACATGTTTTGAACCACCGCAGTTGCTACCAGTAATCTCCACAAGAGCAGGTTCCATTACGAAAGTGATGAAAGCGGCTCGTGTCTCTTACGACGATCTCGCGACCAACGACTTTTGATGTAAGCTTGACAGCATTATGGCAATCGCCACAGATACGGAGGTTTTTCATTACTGTAATTGTACTACCATCAACTGTACTGATTAATCCAAACCCAATAGCAAGTCTCTCACTATGATAAGACAGCATCTCTTCCTTTTGCTCCATCTCGACGTCGTGCAATGAGAATTTAGGATCAGCCACATAACCCAGTTCCTTCAACTTTCCACCAAGCCATTCCAGCTTTTGGTATATCTTTCTGCTCAATGGATGCGACTGATCTCCCGAAATGAAATTGTGCTTGATTCCTTTGATTGTAATCCAGCTACTTCCAGGTTGTTTTAAAATCCCTTCATCTTTCATCTTTTTCCTTATTTTGAAGACTTCAGTCCATTTTCCAGTAGAAGCATACAAATTTGAGAGTAATGTATAAGCAGCACTACAGTTTGGTTGTAGATCCAACACATGTTTTGCTGCTCTTTCAGCTGTATGCACATTTGAATGGTTGATGGAACTGCTAAGCAATGCGAGCCACACCATGTAGTTTGCTTTACCAGGCATGATATGAATTAACGCTTCCGCTTCTTCCAATTGGCCACATCGACCTAAGAGGTCGACCATAGAAGAGTAGTGCTCACTTGTCATCTCAATACAAAAGTTTTTGCCAAAATGTTTGAAAAAGCATCTACCTTTTGTTAACATCCCAGAATGGCTACAGGCAGAAAGTAGTCCTGCAAGCGTAATCTCGTCTGGATCCACCCTCGTACGAATCATTTGAGCAAATAGAGTCAAAGCCCACCTCCCAAAACCATGTTGTGCACATCCAACAATAATCGAATTCCATGACACAACATTCTTTCTAGACATTCTTGTGAAGACAGCAATCCCATCATTAATGTGTCCACATTTGGTATACATGACAACAAGAGAGTTACTGACAAAGATATCATTTTCCAAACCTAGCTTATGGGCTACAGCATGAACTTCCCGGCCTCTATCAACAGCCTCTAAACCACAACATGAATTGAGAGCACTAGTAAAAGAAGACTGATTGGGAAGTACACTCATCCTCATCATGCCCTTGAAAACCTGCAAGGCATCTGTGTGCTTACAGTTCAATCCATATCCTGTCAAAAGAGCTGTCCAGACCACAACATTTCTACGCACGTTATCATTGAAAATGCTAGAAGCATTCTCTATAAGCTTGCAGTTGGCATAAAATGATATAAGGGAAGCAGATACATACTCATCAAAGCAATAACCAGTCTTAAAAATTAGACCATGAATCTGTACACCTATGAAGGGAGCACATATGTTTGCACAAGCTGTCAATGCACAGGCCAATGTGCTTGAAGAGGGTTTGAAATAGGAAGCCAACATTTTCTGGAAAACAACTAGAGCTTCAAAACTCCTTCCATTATGGTCAAGCCCACCAATGACCGAAGTCCATGTAATCACATTCCTATAAGGCATTTTCTCAAACAACTCTATAGCATCTTCAATTCTACCATTACTAAAAAATCCATGAACCATTGAATTCCAGGCAGCTACATCCTTAGTGGGCATCACCCTGAACAAGCACTCAGCAATCTCAACTCTCCCAAACTCCAGCAACCCATTAATAATCGTCGTCCAAGAAACAACATTCCTTTCAGACATCTTGTCGAACATGTTACAAGCCATACTTAAATCCCCGCATTTGAGACACCCTTTGAGCATAGAATTCCACGAAATCAGATCCTTCACAGGCATTTCATAGAACAGTTTCAGGGCATCCTCAAGCCTACCGTTTTCTGCATAACCCTCAATCATCATAGTGTATAACTTAACACCAGGGGACGATATCTTATTAAATAATGATCGAGCTTCATTGATTCTTCCATTTCTTAGATGGAAAGAGAGCAAAGAATTGGAAGTAGGAGTGGTCgaaaaagaatttctttttgttCCAAACAAACAAATATAGGAAATCAAAGAACTGGTTGTAGGTATAATGGCGAGCGAGAGTTGGAATGAGAACGGCAAAATTTTGGAAGTTGGTAATTTGGCGCGAACTAGTGGCGTTGCCATTGGTCAATGGTCAGTGAGAGTTCAAATCAATGGCTTCGCTTTGCATTTGAGAGGGACGAGAAAGCAAGCGCATGAAAAGCGCACCATCTCTTGACCTTTttgctttgtttttttttccccttaTTTTCTTAACCTTCCATTCTTTAACTCAAATATTCATATtgtatcttttaaaaaatatttaaataaacttagtatttataaaatagatttaattttaattattctcaattataaataaacatataagtctatataaaaaaaaaattaaccttCAATAAATACTTTccttattatttttattttttaatataataatcgTGGCGTTAAAATATACAATATTCTACCAAGTCAAACAACTCACCTCAAAATCATTATTTACTTATATATTTCaatcttttataattttgttattgATGTTTTCATTTTGTATACATTGAGTTTCAAACAtgctaaaaattaaaataaattattttatcgGACATAAAACTTAATTTTGTATCTAGactcaattttaaatttaggaagtaattgatatttaattaattttaattctaagTTTAAGAAATAAGACATTTAATCAATTTTTACGTTAAAAAATTCATAGGTTAAATTCCTAATCTTGTATGAAATTGTATCCTCTAATATGAATTTTTAGTTCAGCCACTCAATTTGACCTTGTTGAACATGAGCAAAGGAGACATTATCAAACTCATATGCTCGTCTTCCTCataaataaaactcaagtaagATCCACCGAAGTACCATTAAGCAAGTTAACTATCTCTAGGTAGTAATATATTCAATCCTGATTTGATAAATATTGAGGGGAAGAATACTTTGTTGATTGCCACTAATAACACCGTTATCTTAAGATAAAACTGAGCCAACATGACCAAGGTGATCATGAAGCACCCGCCCCAACCCACTGGGCTTCAGGCCCaattagttttgttttatttcattAAGTAGAATAGCTTCTTagaaaattatttgaaaattgatAGATTAATATATTGGGATCAATGAAATTGGCAAAGAATATTACTCTCTTCAGCAGAAAAAATAGTAATAACTTTTATATTGGAAAAAGAAGCACAAAATTTCCTCTGAAAGCTGAGCCAAGCAAGAATAATTCACTTCCCCTTTCCAACCAATTCTGACCCCTTTTGGCAAGCAAAGAACCTGACATTCTCCATTAAAATGCTTTCAACAATATCCAAACTCTCCACACAATGAACATTCAACTTTAACTCATTCTCCTCCCTACTTCATCTTCATCTCAGAAACCTTCTTTCTTCCATATAGGCTACTGGAAGACATGAAGGCGATTGCAGCACCGATTTTGTTCTTTAATTTCTGCATATGCATCGTCATTTTCGGAATCGGTGGCTGGGTGATGAATCACACCATAGATAATGGATTTGTTATTGGTTTGAATCATAACTCTGCTTCCTCGTCTTTATGTTAATGGGAATGTAATGTTGTgcaatatttttcattttcaggAGCTGGATTTGATGTTCCCAACTATTTTTCTCCAATTTTCTTCCAAATTGGGAACTCTGCCACTgggttctttattatttttgctTTGATTGCTGCTGTTGCTGTTGTTGCATCTGCCATATCCGGAAACTTTTATTTTCGGTTTTCGGACGCTGCCAACCTGCCCCCCGCCGCTTCAACAGCACTCGTCGCCTGCTTCCTAACTTTTCTTGCTATGGGGTATGCAAGTTTAAATCTTGTTTTGGCTATAGAATCTTCAGCTATTTAGTTGGTATTCCCCAATCATTCATGAATCATTTAACAAATCTAAACCCATGCAAATGTAACATTCTGAAATTCATGCTACAATAAAACCATTAGAATCTCACTTACCATTACCCACATAAGCATTCAATGTTAGGACAGTTGAAATATAGTTGGGTCAAAAGAACCATGATCCAAACATCTGGGAAATGTAAACCTATCTAAAAGTTGGAATCTTTTCAAAATGGATTATAACTAGAAAAAATGTTACTGATGCAGGTTTGCTTGGAAAGAGATTGCCATGACAGTCACTAGTGGCCACTTGGTGAGGAACCTAAAGGATTCTgttgtttctctctcttatttttCCCTTCTAGCAAATTTTGTTTCAGTTCTTCAATAGTGCTTCACAGAGTAATGTAAACTACAAAACCGAAGTTTGAGTCTTTTTGTGCTTTTTTTTAAATGCAGATTGCATTGGAGGCTCTCATGATTGTCCTTTCAGTTACGCAGTTTGTTTATACCGCAATCATTGTGTGGACCTCAACCAGCTAGTAGATTCTAGAAATAGCGTTCACCGAATGCTTTGTTTGTGggtttgttttcaatttttacttttttctattatttgtttttcttaaatcaaaatCTTGGTCGAAATCAATGTAAAATGGGAGAAACTTGCAATGTATTGGCAGATGAAGTACAGAAGATAATATGAGAATTGGTGtgcaaaaaaaagaagaataatattTCAGTGACTTCGATGACTTCATTTCTTCCATAACAGTTTCAACAGCATGCACATAAAATTTTCAAGACGAAGTACCGCGTAAACCAAcagaaaatggtaaaaaaaaaatgttagtaTCAGTAGAAAACGAAGTTTATGTGCAAGGTTTTCACCGAATAAAACATGTATGAGGGATGGGAAAGCATTGCATAAGTTGAGTCAGAGAACTCATTCAGCCAAGCAATAGCAGATGTCATCATATGAATATGAAAGTAAAAGTGATAACTGATTATCgacacaatcaaaatatttatgataatATAATTGCAAAATGTCAGACTAATACAAAATCGAGAAGATCATGCTCCAAAGAACAAAAACTCACTGTAGGACAAAAGACATGTAGTAAGGGAATATCTTCAAGTTTGCTAGCTTCTAAATCCAAGAATATGATCTACCTTAGGCTGGGCTCATCAAGTTCGATGACTATGCTATCATGTGCTCGTAAAGACCCTGGCTGTTTAAACCTTCACCCCTCCTGTGAAGAATTTTCATTCCTGCCTCAACATAAAACACATGATCTCAGTGCCAGTGCCAACTGCCAACTAGATTTTGGATTATATTGTTCTAGAAAAGAAGCCATTAAGAAAGTGTGTATATAAGTTCAAATGCAAATTTGACAATGTAGGCATACAAAGTCGATTCCAATATCAACTACAAAGCATTTGTCATAAAGGAACCACAAAGAAGTAAAAGGCAGGGCTGTAAAGTTCAATACCTCTTTTAGGGGGTAAAGGAAAAAAGTATGATCGGAGACTTGGGATGAATGAAGTTTAAGAATAGTTGATCTTTACAATACTTTTCTTATCAAAAACACAAACCATATCTCATGAAAGAGGAATAATTGTTCATCAAGGATGGAATATGAAATATGCATACCGAATCTCCATTCAGATATATAAAGATGAATCTCACACGACCCCTTATACACATACACATATTAGTAAATGGGAATATTTTGTAGATTATGGGCTTCGACAAGCTATACACATTaaaacttttttcttctttcataaCAATTAAATTTTCATCTGCAAGCAACTTCATGATATGAGCAGCACCAAGTATTGGACAAGGTAGATAAACAGAAAGGTTAGGTTCTAACCCTATATATAGAAACTGTAGCTATCGGTCCGAGCTGGTAAATACATCACATAATCCACAGCAACTTAACCATGAGGACCTTTGTGGCACTGGTGGTCTTGACCCAATCAACGGCTGCACAGAAATTGGAAAACAAAAGCCTCGTTTCTCAAGGAAGAATAAACATATGATATGCAACTATGTTCAGCAATAACAAGAGATTCGAAAAAAACCTGATCTTCAGATTCAGTTTTGGAGTTTTCTGCACTTTCAGAATTTGCTACATGTGCTGCAAAATTATTAGTTCCAGTCATACCAACATTGGCAGTAATATTTTCCACATGCAAATTCAAAGATATCAGAAGAAGAAGAGCCCTTATTCAACAGACTCACCTGATACACGTAAATTTCTATCCTCATTTGGTTTTGATGATAGATCCCTTGGAGCTGCCATTGACACATTTGTAACTCCATCTGCTGATTGGAAGGGGGTTGTCTCTAACTTTTTCGAAACAATCATATCAGGTATGGCAGTATTTTCAACAGATGCACTTTCAGCAATGCTGATAGTTTCCTCAGATGCCGAGAGCTCTGGTGTAATCGAGTTAAGAATAGAGGCAGCAGTTGGCACAACCAAATCATCGGTCTTCCCATCCAGTACCTATCCATCCACCTTGTAAATTTTCAGAGTTGCAAATTAATCTTGCTGACAAAAAGATGTCGCAATTTCACTTTAGAAACTGGATGACATACCTCAGGTTTCTTTGTTGTATCTACAGACTCATCATCTGAACTACTACTGCTATGGTCATCATCACGTGATCCTTTCACAGACTCATTCTCAAcatttccattttttctctcaGAAGAAAGTTTAACTTTCTGATCAGTCCCTACATTGCTCGGGACCCCAGCGTCCGAAGAGCTGCTCTCTTGTATTTCTTTATTCCCCTCACCAAATGGATTGCTGTGGCTTGGGTGATTCTGAGAAGCTGGGGAATCGATCTCACCACTGTCGCTTCCCTTATCATCTTGGTTCTTAGCATTCTCATTTCCTGTCATGGAGAATTATAATCAGAAGAACTCAAAAGAGAAATATGTAAATCCCACTCCCCAGATGGAAAAAGGGTAAAGTTATTTCTAAATTGTAATGAAACAACTCATGCAATCTATCTCAAGTCAAATCACTCTCTCCAAAACAATCAAAGAACTGAAGTTAAAAATACCCCAAGAATCAGCTTGCTATACGAATCAGTAACAGAAACTCAAACCCAAAAGTAAAAGAAAGCTGATGAAGGTGGATGAGTAGGGTGAGACTTGACCCACCAATTTCAACCAGGAGCCAAAACAGAGggaaaaaaattgataattgCGATTGATCAACAGAGAAGCGAgattaattcaattaaacaattaaaaaagACTCTTACTTTGGACTGAAGCGTCCCAAGGgggaaaaattaaaattaaaaaacaggGTCACAAAATAGAACAGCTGAAATTTGAATCTACCGACAAAGCTAATTTGGTTAACACAATAACAAACTATAAATAATAGGTGCACAGATTCTAACCACAAGGGttcaaaacaaaaccaaatcaaatataACATAATCAGATCTCAAAAGCAAGAAGAAGACGTAAGTGGCAAAACCCACTTGAGAAATTACATTACATTTACATACGCAGCAACTGAAGGAGGGATTGAATCAGGAGCAGAAGAAGGGACCCAtatgaaaaaatgaaaagatagtgttaaaaatttgaaaaagggGCATGAATACGAGAATTGTACCTTGAGCAGGGTTGATATGAGCTTCCAATTCCTTCTTTTTCTTGGCAGCTTTACGCTTCTTAGCGCCTGAGGGCATGATGAACAAAAAGGAATGGAAGGGAACAGAAACTTGGAGGCTCCGCAGCCTCAGAATGAAtttgaatgagagaaaaaaatttgTGAGGTGGTGCGTTATAAgaataagaaggaaaaaaaaggaaaaagaaaaaggatatgGCAGAGGAAAGGACAGGTGGGGATGACGATCTGGAGGTTCACTCACTCACTAAATTTGCTGAGGCGCCAATTGAGATTCCCAATCCCTATGGCTATCAGTATTATATTATGCCCTTTCTCATCTTATTTCTTCCAATATTAAATATCacaaaacagaaaaaagatTCGATCTTTACCCCCATGCTTTGGTTGGGTAGGTGAGCTTTACATcatttaaatcaaataaaaataaccaaaatGAAAACTTTGTATACATTTTCATTCATTCCCttccattaatttatttttataaaagaaaaatttctCATTTCTAATCTATGATTAGATATATAAGTTAGTTAGTCAAAATAAGATGTATGACTTTGATTCATTGGTTGTTTGATTGggtttaaaagtatttttattagaaaaatcaATCCAAACGAGTTTAAAAAGTTAGGGTTTCAAATTCTTCGCCTTAATTTTTATTCGTAAATTTCAATCTAGATTAACCTTTAAAGTATTTTTAACTCGAAAAAAGACCCACTTTACTTTATCTTAGGTTTCAATTATCATACTAACATTTGATATATTCTCTACTAAAATTCAGAACTTATTTAGATTGCTTTATAGGGAGATTTTTGGAACATGATTGAGATGTCAAAGAGTATTAGTTTTTTCCATGGTTTAAGCAAAGGGTGAGCTAGCCTgtattagaaaagaaaaaaaaaagtgattgggaatgcaatttttttaaaaaaactatggGACAAAATGGTGAGTTTAGATAATGTATGAAGAATGAAAAAACCTTTTAACTTTATGGTCGATTGTAAAATCTTAGACAAATTGAGTTGGGATTGTATTAGTTTGTTTAGGTACGCTCAATGTCAAATCTCATCGTTTTGTCTAATTTAAATTGGACAACTCAAATCAAATGATTAAATTAAGATATAtgttttgaataaaaaaattaaaattttgaattatctCACCGTAATTAACGATTCAAACTTAAATCGGACGTTTTAAAAGCCAAAGTAGAAAAGGAAATTAAGGTTAATATGATTTATAGGAAGAAGAATGTGGATGTGGGGAAGTTAGAAGAATCTGTGTGGGACATTTTAAGAAATGAGAAAACATTATATTCTgaatttagttttttacaaaaaaagagtgaaaaatgaaaaaagagaaattggtcccaaattttattgaaagaaaaattcaaaGGAAAAAGGGAAGGGATGTTGAGTGATTGGGAATTTGCCATGTTCTACTGTCACTGTTTTTGTCATTATATACAATCCCCATtcacaccttttttttttttttttaattttaaatctttgGAAAAATGAAATTCCAAAATAATGTTTCAACTGCTTTTGTTAATGAATTTTGAGGTTATTAGATGTATAAAAAACTTCTAATGGCAGAATtacttttttaaagaaatagttaagaaaaaaaaagaattgtcaAAATTGGCCTAATAAACAAACTatttaacaaaacaaataatgGGTTTTTCCTTTATAGTGATTTTTTGCGtgtaaatagtttttattttttttattattattgaaaaaactattttttgagtttttttaataaaaaatctaACTATTTAGACTTTATAAAGAAAACCActtaaagaaatttttttgttacattCGATTTTTAATTTAggagaaaatattttttcaatctttatatttttgacaattttttcaaattttttaatttttaatcttGTAACTAATacattcttcaatttttttttttcaattttttgtctCTAAATTCTAAAACTACCATAGGTTTTTCAATGTTATACTtgatctatctatatatatatatatatatatatatttaaaaatagtttaaaGTTAAAGAAATCTATTATGCAATTTATCATGAATaagaaacttttaaaatttaaaatacattaGACACAATCATAAAAGTAAAGGCTCCCAGCTTAATGATTTCGGTTTtactttttcattttctaatttatgtttgttttgttcAAATTTTCTAATTCTAGTTTTCACGttattttttatattgta contains:
- the LOC103484402 gene encoding pentatricopeptide repeat-containing protein At5g46460, mitochondrial translates to MATPLVRAKLPTSKILPFSFQLSLAIIPTTSSLISYICLFGTKRNSFSTTPTSNSLLSFHLRNGRINEARSLFNKISSPGVKLYTMMIEGYAENGRLEDALKLFYEMPVKDLISWNSMLKGCLKCGDLSMACNMFDKMSERNVVSWTTIINGLLEFGRVEIAECLFRVMPTKDVAAWNSMVHGFFSNGRIEDAIELFEKMPYRNVITWTSVIGGLDHNGRSFEALVVFQKMLASYFKPSSSTLACALTACANICAPFIGVQIHGLIFKTGYCFDEYVSASLISFYANCKLIENASSIFNDNVRRNVVVWTALLTGYGLNCKHTDALQVFKGMMRMSVLPNQSSFTSALNSCCGLEAVDRGREVHAVAHKLGLENDIFVSNSLVVMYTKCGHINDGIAVFTRMSRKNVVSWNSIIVGCAQHGFGRWALTLFAQMIRTRVDPDEITLAGLLSACSHSGMLTKGRCFFKHFGKNFCIEMTSEHYSSMVDLLGRCGQLEEAEALIHIMPGKANYMVWLALLSSSINHSNVHTAERAAKHVLDLQPNCSAAYTLLSNLYASTGKWTEVFKIRKKMKDEGILKQPGSSWITIKGIKHNFISGDQSHPLSRKIYQKLEWLGGKLKELGYVADPKFSLHDVEMEQKEEMLSYHSERLAIGFGLISTVDGSTITVMKNLRICGDCHNAVKLTSKVVGREIVVRDTSRFHHFRNGTCSCGDYW
- the LOC103484407 gene encoding uncharacterized protein LOC103484407, translating into MKAIAAPILFFNFCICIVIFGIGGWVMNHTIDNGFVIGAGFDVPNYFSPIFFQIGNSATGFFIIFALIAAVAVVASAISGNFYFRFSDAANLPPAASTALVACFLTFLAMGFAWKEIAMTVTSGHLIALEALMIVLSVTQFVYTAIIVWTSTS
- the LOC103484406 gene encoding uncharacterized protein LOC103484406 encodes the protein MPSGAKKRKAAKKKKELEAHINPAQGNENAKNQDDKGSDSGEIDSPASQNHPSHSNPFGEGNKEIQESSSSDAGVPSNVGTDQKVKLSSERKNGNVENESVKGSRDDDHSSSSSDDESVDTTKKPEVLDGKTDDLVVPTAASILNSITPELSASEETISIAESASVENTAIPDMIVSKKLETTPFQSADGVTNVSMAAPRDLSSKPNEDRNLRVSAHVANSESAENSKTESEDQPLIGSRPPVPQRSSWLSCCGLCDVFTSSDR